The genomic window GTGCGCACGACGTCGTCGACCGAGCGCGGCACGACGACGGCGGCCGGTCGCTGGTCGACGGCGAGGTTCCAGGCCGTGCGTGCGGAATCGAACCCCGGGTCGCCCGGGATCGAGAGGTCGCCGTCGAGACGCGACGCGAGCAGGGCGAGCGCTTCGCGCAGGCTCAGCGCGGAGACATCCGTACGCCGTGCCCGCTCGTCGGCGAGGCCGACGACGTCGGCGGTCGGCGGTGTCGGGACGCCCGGCACGTGCGGGCCGGCTTCGACGGCATGGAGGGGGACCGCGGGGGCGGGTGCGACGGCCGGCTCGGCGCCGGGCACAGGGGTGTTCACAGTTGGTTCCTTCCGAGGTTGCTCGTCGTGGGCCGGCGCTCTGGGCTGCTCGACGGCCGGAGTGGATCCCCGGCGCGCACGACTCACCCATCTGAGCGAGGTCGCGGCGGGGTCGCGTCAGGGCGATCCCGCCGATCGCCTCAGGGTTCTCCCTCCTCGTCGCGGTCCGACGTGACGGTCGGGCAGCGGGTCGGACAGCGGCCGGACGACGGGCCGGGTCGGGTCAGGGCGGAATAGCTCGGGAGGGGCATCCGTTGACCTGTGACGATGACCGCTTCGCCCGCCCTCTCCGTCCTCGACCTCGTTCCGGTGCGAACCGGCCAGACCTCGGCCGATGCCGTCGCCGCGTCGCTCGCACTCGCGCAGGCCGCCGACCGGCTCGGCTACGAGCGTTACTGGTTCGCCGAGCACCACAACATGCCGGCCGTGGCCTCGACGACGCCGCCCGTGCTGATCGCGGCGACGGTCGCGCGCACCGAGCGGATCCGCGTGGGCTCGGGCGGCGTGATGCTGCCCAACCACGCGCCGCTCGTCGTCGCCGAGCAGTTCGCGGCCCTCGAGGCCATCGCGCCCGGGCGCATCGACCTCGGCATCGGGCGTGCCCCCGGCAGCGACCCGGTGATCACGCAGCTGCTGCGCATCTCGGGGCCGACGGCCGACGTCGACCGGTTCCCCGACCACGTGTCCGACATCATGAGCCTGCTCTCGCCCGACGGGGCGACGCTGCGGCTCACGAGCGGCCGAGAGTACGCGATCACCGCGACGCCCGCGGCATCCGACGTGCCGACGGTGTGGCTGCTCGGCTCGAGCGACTACTCGGCGAAGCTCGCGGCCGAGCTCGGGCTTCCGTACGTCTTCGCGTACCACTTCTCGGGCGACGGGCTCGAGCGCGCCCTCGAGCTGTACCGCTCCGAGTACCGGCCCAGCGAAGCGCACCCGGAGCCGCGCACGATGCTGCCCGTGAACGCGTCGGTCGCCCCCACCGTCGAGGAGGCGAACGATCGCGCGCTGCCGCATCTGCGGTCGATGGCGCGCCTGCGTTCGAACCGGCCGATGCGCCCGCTCGAGACGATCGAGGAGGCGCTCGCCGCGCCGCGCGACTCGATCGGCGAGGAGCTCATCGCCGGGATGCGCCGGCGCTGGATCATCGGGGATGCCGCCGGCGCGGCGGCCGAGGTGCGTGCGCTCGCCGCGCGAGCCGGCGTCGACGAGGTCATGATCTCGCCGATCGCGGGTGCGCACGACGGCGAGCCGGCGGATGCCGCCCCCGGTCGCGTGCAGACCCTGGCGCTGCTGGCGGGCGAACTCGGCTGACGGCGCGTGTGCGCGCGGGCGGGCGGCGGCGCACCGCGTCGACGTCAGTCGCGCGGCGACGACGTCACCCGCGCTGCGACGCCTGACCGACCGGCGCGCCGTCGGAGTCCTGCTCCCACTCGCGCACGGCGCGCGCCGCGATGAACGGCGCCCGCTGATCGGCCCACTCCTCGACCGCGGCGAGCTCGGCCTGCTCCTGCGCGGCGACGAACGCGTCGGCGACCCGTCGGCCCGACTCCCGCCTGAGCTCGGCCCGGTACTCGGAGACCTCGAGCCGCGGTGCCGACTCGTCGCGCGCGCGCCGCAGTCGATCGGCGGCCCGCTCGCGTTCGCCGGCGACGATCGTGTCGTCGGTGATCGTCGCGATGTCGTCGTAGGCGGTCGGCGCCATGAGGTTCTGCAGGGTCTTCGTGAGCACGGGCATGAGCTCGATGCACACGAACAGCAGCGCGATCATGAGGTGCGCGAACGCGAGCAGGCCGTTGCGTTCGCCGATGCGCCACAGCGCCTCGAGGCGTGCGAGCATGCCCGAGCTCTGGTCGGCGGCCGCCTCGAACCGCGCGGTCTCGACATCGCGCGCGGCGGTCAGCCGCTCGAGTTCCGCACTGTCGGCCTCGAGGGCCTGTCGGGCCTGGTCGACCGCGGCGGCCGAGCCGGCCTCGATGCGGGCCTCGGCCTGCGCCTTCGCGTCGGCCTCGGCGGCCTTCGCGGCCTCGAGCGCGGCGAGCTTGCCGTCGCGGTCGAGCTTCTTCGACTGCGTGATCGGCCCGTCGCCGACGATGCCCGTGCCGCCCGTGCCGTCGAGCTCGGCCAGCCACACGCGGTTCGCCTCGTCGTAGGCGGCCTGCGCGGCGGCGGTCGCCGCCTGTGCCGCGACGTAGTCGGCGTCGCCGGCGAGCGCGGCGCGGCCGCCGTCGGCGATGAGGGCGCGCTGCTCGGCCACGCGCTGCTCGAGTTCATCGAGTCCGGCGTACCGCGGGTCGGCGGCGAGCTCCTCCTCGAAGGCCTGCTTCGCCTCGAGCACCATGACCTGGGTCTCCGCGGTGACCTCGCGCTCGAACACCTGCAGGGTGAGCGGGGTCGCGACGACGACGCCGATCACGAGGGCGAGACCCACCCGAGGCAGCGCCATGAGCAGGTTCGCCGACGCCTTGGGCTGGCGCGGCATCCCGACGACGAGCATCCGGTCGATGGCGAGGATCACGAGTCCCCAGACGATCCCGGCGACGACCGCGACCCAGGCCGGCGCCGCGAGCGCCAGGATCAGCGCATACGACGCGGCGAACGCGGAGACGGCTGCGGTCGCGATGAGCACGAGCCCCATCGCGAGGTATCGCGGGCGCTGGCCGGGGGCCAGCGGCAGCACGTCGGGCCGCGCACCCCCGAAGGTCGCAAGCCTGTCTCCGAGCCGGCTCATCGGTCCCCCCGATCCGTCGCGCGCCGGGGCGCAGCACGCCCCGGCCGAATCGTCAGGCTACGCCGATGACGGATGACTGTCACTGGGGGAATCCCCCGATCGGACCCTGAGCCCGGCGCGCTCACGCCGCCGGGCTCAGGCCGTCGCGCTCAGGTCGTCGGGCTCACGCCGCCAGGCCGAGCCTGCGCAGGTCGTCGTTCGACGCACGGTACTCGGCGCCGGCCTCGACGACCTCCTCGCGACGTACGCGGGCGCCGTTCTGCACCCTCGCGCCCCTGCCGATCTCGACGTAGGGGCCGAGCACGGCGTTGCGCCCGACGACGGCGCCGGGTCCGACGTGCGCGCGCACGCCGATGACGGCCCGTTCGGCGACGATCGCGTCGCGCTCGATCCAGGCTCCGGGGCCGATGTTGGCATTGGGTTGCACTTCGGCTCCGGGGTCGACGTAGGCCGTCGGGTCGACGAACGCGCTCGCGTGGACCTTGGCATTCGAGGCGACGAGCCCCTTGCCGTTGGGGTGCTTGCGGTATCGGCGCAGCACGCCTGAGTCGTCCTCGAACTCGACGTAGTGGATGCCCACGTGCTCCTCCCTTCGCGGACGGTCCGATTCCGTCCGGACATACGTACAACACGCGACCTGACCGGGGAATTCCCGGGCTCTCGGTGCCTCCCCGGAGGTGCGACGAGGGGTGCCACCGAAATCGGTGAGGGCTGGCACTGAACGGCGCCGGAATCGCTTGTCGAGGGTTTCTCGGCATGGCTAGCGTCGCTCGTCATGTCCACCTATCTCCTCTGCGCCAACCCCATCGAGGGGCACGTCGGCCCCGTCGTCGCCGTCGCCCGCGACCTCGTCTTCCGAGGCCATGACGTGACCGTCCTCACCGGCTCTCGCTTCCGCGCCCGGGTCGAAGCCGTCGGCGCCTCCCACCGCCCACTCGGCGGCATCGCCGACTACGACGACCGGTCCATGCACGACCTGCTTCCCGACCGCGACGCGCACCGCGGCATCGCCAAGCTGGAGTACGACATCCAGACGGTGTTCATCCGCCCCATCCCCGACCAATACCGCGCCGTCGACGAGGCGGTGTCCCACCTGCGTCCCGACGCGATCATCGCTGAGTCGGCCTTCGCCGGCGTGGTTCCGCTGCTGCTCGACGATCCGGCCGGTCGCCCCCCGGTCGTCGGCCTCGGCGTGCTGCCGCTCAGCCAGTCCGGGCCGGATGTCGCGCCCTACGGACTGGGGCTCACCCCGAGCCGCACCCGGCTCGGCCGCCTTCGCAATCGCGCACTGAACCTGTTCGTGCAGAAGGTCGTGTTCCGGCGCACCCAGCGGTTCGCGAGCGACATCCTGCGCTCGCTCGACCGGCCCGAGCCCGACTTCTTCATCCTCGACCTCACGGCGAAGTTCGACCGGTTCCTGCAACTGTCGGCCGAGGAGTTCGAGTACCCGCGCGAGCGGCTCTCCCGCAACGTCCGCTTCGCCGGCACGGTGCTGCCGCCGGCGCCCGATGCCGGCCCCCTGCCCGACTGGTGGGACGAACTCGACGGCACCCGCCGGGTCGTCCACGTGAGCCAGGGCACGATCGACAACGCGGACTTCGACCGACTCGTACGCCCGACCCTCGACGCCCTCGACGGCGAGGACCTGCTGGTCGTCGTCTCGACGGGCGGACGCCCGGTCTCGGAGCTCGGCGAGCTGCCGCCGAACGCTCGGGCCGCCGAGTTCCTCCCGTACGACCTGCTCTTCCCGAAGCTGGACCTGTTCGTGACGAACGCGGGCTACGGCGGTGTGCAGTACGCGCTGAGCCACGGCGTGCCGCTGGTCGTCGCGGGCGACACCGAGGACAAGCCCGAGGTGTCGGCGCGCGTCGGTTGGACGGGGGTGGGTGCGAACCTGCGCACGGGCACCCCGGGGGCACGTGCCATCGGGGCGGCGGTCCAGCGCGTGCTCGCCGATCGCGGCTACAGCGACCGCGCGACCGCGCTCGCGAACGCCGTCCGCGACTACGACGCGTACGAGATCATCGCCGAGGAGCTCGACCGGGCGGTCGCCGCGTCGGCCCTCCTCGAGGAGCTCCCCGTCGGCTGATCCGGCGGCGTGCGCGGGGCGCCGCGCGGGCCGGTGCGCGGGTCGGTGCGCAGGTCGGTGCGCGCGGCGCGGCCCGCGGCCGGCTCGCGCGCCTGCGCCGCGGCATCCGATCGGATGCGGCGGGATCACGCAGGCGAGGTTAGGCTCTCCTTGCCGAACGGATGCCCCGGTCGGCGCCCGCCCGGAGCGCACGAGCCCGGGCGCCCACGAGCCCTGGACCGCCATGACCTCCGCACCCGCCGACGAGTCCGCGACCGGCACCACGCCCGGCCCGGCGCCCATCGCCACGCCGAGCCCGGCGTCGGGCCCGACGAACGGCGCGCCGCTGCTGGCGCTCGACCGCGTCGGCATCCGGCACGACGGCGCGGGCGCTCCGACGCCCGACGGGGTCTCGCTGGAGGTGCGCGCCGGCGAGGTCGTGCTGCTGCTCGGCCCGTCGGGCTGCGGCAAGTCGACCCTCGCGCTCGCGCTCGACGGCCTGATCCCGCACGCGGTCCCCGCCGAGATCGAGGGCACGGTGCGCATCGCCGGACTCGACAGCCGCGAGCACCCCGTGGGCGTGCTGAGCGCGCACGTCGCGATGGTCTTCCAGGATCCCGACGCGCAGGTCGTCACGGGCACCCTGCTCGACGAGGTCGCGTTCGGCCCCGAGAACCAGCTGGTGCCGGTCGCCGAGGTGCTCGAGCGCTCCGAGCGCGCGCTGCGTCACGTCGGGCTCTGGGAGCGGCGGCACGAGAACCCCGACCGGCTCTCGGGCGGAGGCCGTCAGCGGCTCGCGATCGCGTGCGCGCTCGCGATGGCGTCACCCGTACTCGTGCTGGACGAGCCGACCGCGAACCTCGATCCCGTCGGCATCGACGAGGTGTACGGGGTGCTCCGCGAGCTCGCGAGCGAACGCGACCACGCGATCGTGCTCGTCGAGCACAACCTCGACGCCGCGGTCGACGTGGTCGACCGGGTGGTGGTGCTCGACCGGCAGGGCCGGCTCGTCATGGACGGCCCGGTGCGCGAGGTGCTTCGCGAGCGGGCGCACGAGCTGCTGGAGCTCGGCGTCTGGCTGCCGGTCTCGACGCTCGCGGCACTCCGCATGCGCGAGGCCGGGGTCGTGCTCGACCCGCTGCCCGTCTCGCCCGCCGAGCTCGCCGCAGCCCTCGACGCGACGAAGCTCCCCGCGCCCGCACGGCCCGCGTCCCGCGCGACGGGAGGCGATTCGCACGACGGGAGGTCGAATTCGCCGGGGGAGGCCTCCCGAGGCGCAGAACACCTCCCGTCCGCCGTCCCCGCACCCCCCGCCATCCGCGTGGCCAACCTGTCGGTGCGACGCGGCGGCAGGCGCGGACCGGTCGTCGTGCACGACGTCGACCTCGAGGTGGCGCGCGGCGACTTCCTCGCGATCGTCGGCACGAACGGCGCCGGCAAGACGAGCCTGCTCCAGGCGATCGCGGGCGTGATCCCGGCCGCGGGCGGCTCGATCGACGTGCTCGGCCTCGATCCGAGCCGGGCGGATGCCCGCGACCGCAGCCGCCGCATCGGCTTCGTGTTCCAGAATCCCGAGCACCAGTTCGTCGCCTCGAGCGTCGTGGAGGAGCTCGAGGTGGGCCTGCGGGTGCAGGGTGTCGACGAGGCCGATCGCGAGCCGATCGTCGAGCGGATGCTGCGCCGGTTCGGCCTCGAGCACCTGCGCGAGCAGCATCCGTTCCTCCTGTCGGGTGGGCAGAAGCGGCGACTCTCGGTCGGCACCGCCCTCATCGCCGGCGCCCCGGTGCTCGCGCTCGACGAGCCCACGTTCGGGCAGGACCGTGAGCGCGCGGCCGAGCTCCTCGGCATGCTCCGCGAGCTCAACGACGAGGGCACCACGGTGATCGTGGTCACGCACGACCTGCAGCTCGTCGCCGACTACGCGACCCACACGGCGGTGATGGCCGACGGACGGCTCACGGGCGTCGGCCCGACCGCCGAGGTGCTCGCCGGTCCGCTGATCGACGAGGCGGGGCTGCGGCATCCGCCCCTCGCTCAGGCGACCCGCGCCCTGCGCAACCATCCCGACTGGCACGGCGTCGCGCGACTGTCGCAGCTGCCCGCACCATCGGAGGTCGGGGCATGACCGCCGCGCCGGGCGCGACCGCGACGACCGCCGACGCCACCGCGGCGGAGACGCACGAGATCGACCCCTACGCCGAACAGGCCCCGCCGCCGGGCCGGTTCCTCTACCTGCTGAACCCGTTGGCGAAGCTGCTCGCACCGCTGCCCGTGATGCTGGCCCTGGTGTTCACGCGCGGCGTGCTGATCCCGACGGTGCTGATCGTCGCGACCATGCTGCTGCTGTTCATCGGCGCGAAGCTCTCGGGCCGGGTGATCACCGGACTGCTCGTCGGCACGCCGCTGATGGTCGCCGTGCTCGGCATCAGCTTCGGCATCTGGACCGATCCCGCCCGCGTCGACCAGACGAGCGATGCGGCATCCGTGGTGCTCCTCGAGATCGGCGATTGGCGGTTCACCCTGGCCGCCTACCTGGTCGGCCTCGCGACCGCGCTGCGGATCGCCGCACTCGTGCTGCTGTCGCTCCTCGCGGGGCTCACGAGCACGGGCCCGCAGCTCGTGCGGGCGATGGTGCAGAACCTGCGGGTGCCGTACCGCATCGGCTACACGGCGCTCGCGGCACTGCGGTTCGTGCCGAGGTTCGGCTACGAACTCGAGGTGATCCGCGCGGCCCACCGGGTGCGCGGCACCGACCACGGGCGCGGCCCGGTCGCGTGGGTGCGCCGGACGATCGGGCTCGCGATCCCGCTGCTGGCGAGCGCGATCCGCCACGCCGAGCGCGTCGCCCTGGCGATGGATGCCCGCGCCTTCGGCGCGCACCGCGCCCGCACCGAACGCACGATCAGTCGTTGGCGCGTGCGCGACACCGTGTTCGTCCTCGTGTTCTGGGCGGTCGTGGCCGCCGTCTACTGGTGGGGCCTCAGCGCCGGCGCCACCGTCACCGACCTCATGGAGACCCTGTGACCGACGAGACCCGCACCGCTCCGCGAACACCGCGCACCACGCGCACCAGCACGCGATTCCTGCTCGCGGTCGCGGCGATCGGCGTCGCGGGCGGACTGCTCAACATCGGCAACGCATACTTCTTCAACGTCGTCGCGGTCGCGATGCCCGCGCTGGCGGGCCTCGGCACGGGCGTCTACACGCTGCCGGTCGTCGTCGCGCAGGCCGCGACCCGGCGGGCCGGCGCCGCGGTCCTCGCGTCGCTCATCGCCGGGCTCACCCAGGCGCCGTTCGTGCCCGGCGGCATCGGCAGCGTCGCGTCGTACCTCATCATCGGCGTGCTCATCGAGGCCGTGTTCGCGATCGCGCGCTACCGCGTGTGGCGACCGTGGCTGCACTACGTCGCGACACTCGTCGTGGTGGTCTTCTACAGCGTGTTCTGGGGCGCGTACTGGAACCTGCCCTCGCTCGCGCTGCCGATGCAGATCGCCATCCCCGGGGTGCTCCTCGTCACGCAGCTCGCCTTCACCTGGCTGGGCCTGGTGATCGCCGGCCGGCTCGCCCGCACCGGCGTGCTTCGCGGGCTGCGGCGCGACACCGCAGCGACACCGGCAGCACCGAACGCACCCGAAGCACCCGAAGGGACCCCCGATGGCCAAGTCGCACAGTGAGCCCCTGAAGCCCGAACGCACGGTGCCGCTGCACCTCGAGGTGCTGCGGCGCGAGCGGATCAGCCCGTCGTTCGTGCGCGTCACCGTCGGCGGCGGACAGGTCGACCGGTTCGCGTTCCGCGGCGCCGACCAGTGGTTCCGGCTGTTCCTGCCGCCGGCGGGAACCGAGCTGCGCCTTCCCGACCGCGACGGATGGGGCGGCTACGCGCGCCTGCTCGCGATGCCGAGGGCGATCCGCCCGGTGATGCGCAACTACACGGTGCGGGCGTTCCGACCGGCAGGCGCCCCGGGCGCGACCAGCGGCGCCGAGCTCGACATCGACTTCGTGCTGCACGAGAACGCCGCCGGCGACCTCGAGGGCATCGCGGCGACGTGGGCCGCGACGTGCGAGCCGGGCGACGCGCTCGGCCTGCTCGACGAGGGCGTCGGGTTCGACGCCTCGATTTCAGCCCGGCGGTTCCTGATCGCGGGCGACGAGACCGCGCTGCCGGCCGTCGCCGGCGTGTGCGAGTCGCTCCCGTCGGATGCCTCGGGCGTCGCGTTCATCGAGGTGCCGGATGCCGCGGACGTCCAGGAGTTCGCGCACCCGGCCGGCGTCGAGGTCCGCTGGCTCGTCCGCGGACACGACGATCGGCCCGGATCGCTCGCCTACCGGGCCGCGACCGAGGTCGCGATCGATCGCCCCGGGGAGTGGGCGGGATACGCCGCCGGCGAGCAGGCGCTCGCGGCGGGCATCCGCCGACTGCTCGTCGCGAAGGGGGTCGACAAGCAGGCGATCTCGTTCTGCGGCTACTGGCGGCTGCCGAAGGATGCCCCCGCGATCGACGCACCCGTCGACGTCGCGGCCTGACGAGGCGTCGGCCCCGACGACGCTCGCACCGGTGTCGCGGCCCGTCGACGTCGCGCCCTGACCGCACGGCATCCGGAGACGCCGAAGGGGCCGGCTCGTTCGAGCCGGCCCCTTCGCGATCTGCATGGGATTAGCCCGCAGACGCCGTGTCGAGGATCTCGACGACGAAGACGAGCGTCTTGCCGCCGAGCTCGTGCGCGGCCGGGTCGGTGCCGTAGCCGTACTCCGGCGGGATCGTGACGACGAGCTTCGTGCCGACCTTCTGGCCGACGAGCGCGGCGCCGAAGCCCTGGATCACGCCGTCGGTCGAGAAGCTCGCGGGCTCGCCGCGCTCGTACGAGCTGTCGAAGGTCTCCTTGGTATCCCAGTCGATGCCCTCGTAGTTGAGCGTGACCGTGTCGCCGGCCTGCACCTCGGCGCCATCGCCCTCCTCGAGGACGGCCAGTTCGAGTTCCGTCGACGCCGGCGCGTCGGGGATGACCACGGTCGGTGCCGCGTCGTCGTTGAAGGTGATCTCGGGGACGTTCTCGGTCCACTCGGCCGGGGTGAGCGGCTGCACCTCGCCGGTGACGTCGGCGACGATGACGACCGCCTCGTTCGGGCCGACGCCGATGGTCTCGTTGCCCTGTTCGCCGTAGACGTCGGCGGCCGGCGCGACGGTCACGGTGCGGGTCCCGATCGGCACGCAGTCGATCGCGGCGGTGAATCCGGGGAGCGTCGCCTCGTCGCCGACGCCGAGCTGCGCGGGCTGCGAGACGAGCTGCTCGCCGGTGACCGACGAGTACATGCTGATCACGACGTCGACGACGTCGCCGGGCGCCGTGGTCTCGCCGTCGCCCTCGATGAGGATCGTGCGCTGGAGCTCGTCGGTCTCGACCGGCGTGGTGAAGGTCGCGACCGGTGCCGCCGTGCCGAACTCGCCCTCGACCTGCACGCCGTCGGAGAGGTCGCCGGACGAGAGGTCCTGGCACTCGGCGGTGGCCGCCTCGGTCGCGGTCGGCTCGGCCCCTTCGGGCGACGAGGCGCATCCGGCGAGGACCAGGGCGGAGGTGACGGCGAGCGCGATGGGCGCACCGCGGCGCATGGCGCGATTCATGGGAGGTCTCACTTCGATCGAAGGGCAGGACCCGTACAGTCTGCCGCCTCCGCATCACGATTGCCTGAACGGGCCCCGCTGACGCCCGGCGGGCGATCGGCGAGGGCGGCCGCGATGCAGGAATTCGGCGCAACCCGTCGCCCGGTGCCGCCCGCGCACGGCATGATATGCCCATGGGGGAAGCAATACTCGGCGACGACCGGATGCGGCACTTCGTGCACGATTCCGACCGGTTCGCCGCACTCGACGCCGAGATCTGGGAGCCGATCTCACTCGCGACCGTCCTGCGCTCAGCGCCGCAGGTCGGGGAACTCGTGCTCGACGCGTGCTGCGGCAGCGGTGCGTCGGCCGTGCCGACCGCTGAACTGGTCGGAATCGAAGGGCTGGTCGACGCCGTCGATCTCGCCGAGCCGATGCTCGGGCACGCGAGGTCGCGCGCCGACGCGTTCGGAGCGGCCGACGGGCTGCTGCCGCAACTCCGGTTCCACGCCGACGACGCGAGCACGTGGGAGACGGTCGGCTACGACCTCGTGCAGTGCGTGCTCGGGGTGTTCTTCTTCGACGACGTCGACGCGGGGGCGCGCCATCTCGCGTCGCGAGCGAGGCCCGGCGGGCGCCTCGTGCTCACGATCTGGGCGCCGAGCGCGTTCGACGAGTTCGAGCAGGCCCTGTACGCCGCCGTCGAGGCGGAGGGCGGCGAAGCCGGCGCCGCCGCCGTCGACCGGCACCGATCGCACCGGGCCGCCCGGAAGGTGCCCGACAGTGCAGGCGGCCTCGCGCACTGGATGCACACGATCGGACTCGTCGACGTGCGGGGCGAGGAGGTTCCGCGGCACGTCGACCTCGACGACGACCTCGCGTGGCGGATCGTGCTCGGCACGAGCCGGTCGCGGGTCATCGCCGACCTCGATGACGAGACACGCGAACGGGTCCGCGTGCGACTCCTCGACACGCTCGCGACGCGCGGGATCGATCGCGTCGACCTCACCGTCCTGATCGGCGTCGGTCATCGGCCGGCCGAGGATGCCCCGGCGGACGAGCCCGCGAGGGAGACCGCGGTCGCGGTCGCCGAGCCGGCGACGGACGTCGCCATCGCGATCGCGGAACCCGACGCGGAGGTGGCGACCACCGAGACGGATGCCGCAGCCGCGCCCCGGGCCGATTCCGAGAGCGAGTCCGGACCCGACTCCGAGGGCGAGCCCGGACCCGACCTCGACCCCGAGGCATCCGCCCCGGTCGAGCCGGACGCGAAGGCGGCGAAGAAGGAGAAGAAGGCGAAGCGGAAGGAGGAGCGCAAGCGCCGCCGCGAGCGCGACGAGGACGAGGCCGAGACCGAGACCGAAGTCGAGGACGAGGCCGAAGACGAGGCAGCGCCCGAGACGACGTGACGGTCTCGCTCAGTCCCCCGCCGGCGCGTCTCCCGTCTCGACGGGGCGGTCCTCGCGCGACCACTGGCTCCATGAGCCGGGGAAGAGCGCCGCGTCGATCCCGGCGAGCGCGAGCGCGACGACCGCGTGCGCACCCGTAACCCCCGAACCGCAGTACGCGCCCACGGCGGCACCGGGCACCGCGCCGGTCGCGGCGAACCGCTCCGCCAGTGCGTCGGGCGCGAGGAACCGCCCGTCGGCGTCGAGGCTGCCGCCGGACGGCGCCGAACGCGCGCCCGGGATGTGCCCGGCCTTCGGGTCCACCGGTTCGACCTCGCCGCGGTAGCGCTCGACGGCGCGTGCGTCGAGCAGCACGCCGTCGCGGGCGAGTGCGCCGGCGGCATCCGCGTCGATCACCGGCATCGACCCGAATCGCGCGGTCGCGTCGCCGGGCGGCGGCACGACGTCGCCGGGTTCGAGCGGATGCCCCGCCCCGATCCAGCCGGCGAGCGCGCCGTCGAGGAGGCGCACGTCGGCGAACCCGGCGTGCCGCAGCAGCCACCAGGCCCGGGCCG from Agromyces sp. LHK192 includes these protein-coding regions:
- a CDS encoding LLM class flavin-dependent oxidoreductase translates to MTASPALSVLDLVPVRTGQTSADAVAASLALAQAADRLGYERYWFAEHHNMPAVASTTPPVLIAATVARTERIRVGSGGVMLPNHAPLVVAEQFAALEAIAPGRIDLGIGRAPGSDPVITQLLRISGPTADVDRFPDHVSDIMSLLSPDGATLRLTSGREYAITATPAASDVPTVWLLGSSDYSAKLAAELGLPYVFAYHFSGDGLERALELYRSEYRPSEAHPEPRTMLPVNASVAPTVEEANDRALPHLRSMARLRSNRPMRPLETIEEALAAPRDSIGEELIAGMRRRWIIGDAAGAAAEVRALAARAGVDEVMISPIAGAHDGEPADAAPGRVQTLALLAGELG
- a CDS encoding DUF4407 domain-containing protein, whose product is MSRLGDRLATFGGARPDVLPLAPGQRPRYLAMGLVLIATAAVSAFAASYALILALAAPAWVAVVAGIVWGLVILAIDRMLVVGMPRQPKASANLLMALPRVGLALVIGVVVATPLTLQVFEREVTAETQVMVLEAKQAFEEELAADPRYAGLDELEQRVAEQRALIADGGRAALAGDADYVAAQAATAAAQAAYDEANRVWLAELDGTGGTGIVGDGPITQSKKLDRDGKLAALEAAKAAEADAKAQAEARIEAGSAAAVDQARQALEADSAELERLTAARDVETARFEAAADQSSGMLARLEALWRIGERNGLLAFAHLMIALLFVCIELMPVLTKTLQNLMAPTAYDDIATITDDTIVAGERERAADRLRRARDESAPRLEVSEYRAELRRESGRRVADAFVAAQEQAELAAVEEWADQRAPFIAARAVREWEQDSDGAPVGQASQRG
- a CDS encoding transferase, with product MGIHYVEFEDDSGVLRRYRKHPNGKGLVASNAKVHASAFVDPTAYVDPGAEVQPNANIGPGAWIERDAIVAERAVIGVRAHVGPGAVVGRNAVLGPYVEIGRGARVQNGARVRREEVVEAGAEYRASNDDLRRLGLAA
- a CDS encoding glycosyltransferase; protein product: MSTYLLCANPIEGHVGPVVAVARDLVFRGHDVTVLTGSRFRARVEAVGASHRPLGGIADYDDRSMHDLLPDRDAHRGIAKLEYDIQTVFIRPIPDQYRAVDEAVSHLRPDAIIAESAFAGVVPLLLDDPAGRPPVVGLGVLPLSQSGPDVAPYGLGLTPSRTRLGRLRNRALNLFVQKVVFRRTQRFASDILRSLDRPEPDFFILDLTAKFDRFLQLSAEEFEYPRERLSRNVRFAGTVLPPAPDAGPLPDWWDELDGTRRVVHVSQGTIDNADFDRLVRPTLDALDGEDLLVVVSTGGRPVSELGELPPNARAAEFLPYDLLFPKLDLFVTNAGYGGVQYALSHGVPLVVAGDTEDKPEVSARVGWTGVGANLRTGTPGARAIGAAVQRVLADRGYSDRATALANAVRDYDAYEIIAEELDRAVAASALLEELPVG
- a CDS encoding ABC transporter ATP-binding protein, translated to MTSAPADESATGTTPGPAPIATPSPASGPTNGAPLLALDRVGIRHDGAGAPTPDGVSLEVRAGEVVLLLGPSGCGKSTLALALDGLIPHAVPAEIEGTVRIAGLDSREHPVGVLSAHVAMVFQDPDAQVVTGTLLDEVAFGPENQLVPVAEVLERSERALRHVGLWERRHENPDRLSGGGRQRLAIACALAMASPVLVLDEPTANLDPVGIDEVYGVLRELASERDHAIVLVEHNLDAAVDVVDRVVVLDRQGRLVMDGPVREVLRERAHELLELGVWLPVSTLAALRMREAGVVLDPLPVSPAELAAALDATKLPAPARPASRATGGDSHDGRSNSPGEASRGAEHLPSAVPAPPAIRVANLSVRRGGRRGPVVVHDVDLEVARGDFLAIVGTNGAGKTSLLQAIAGVIPAAGGSIDVLGLDPSRADARDRSRRIGFVFQNPEHQFVASSVVEELEVGLRVQGVDEADREPIVERMLRRFGLEHLREQHPFLLSGGQKRRLSVGTALIAGAPVLALDEPTFGQDRERAAELLGMLRELNDEGTTVIVVTHDLQLVADYATHTAVMADGRLTGVGPTAEVLAGPLIDEAGLRHPPLAQATRALRNHPDWHGVARLSQLPAPSEVGA
- a CDS encoding energy-coupling factor transporter transmembrane protein EcfT — protein: MTAAPGATATTADATAAETHEIDPYAEQAPPPGRFLYLLNPLAKLLAPLPVMLALVFTRGVLIPTVLIVATMLLLFIGAKLSGRVITGLLVGTPLMVAVLGISFGIWTDPARVDQTSDAASVVLLEIGDWRFTLAAYLVGLATALRIAALVLLSLLAGLTSTGPQLVRAMVQNLRVPYRIGYTALAALRFVPRFGYELEVIRAAHRVRGTDHGRGPVAWVRRTIGLAIPLLASAIRHAERVALAMDARAFGAHRARTERTISRWRVRDTVFVLVFWAVVAAVYWWGLSAGATVTDLMETL
- a CDS encoding ECF transporter S component, with product MTDETRTAPRTPRTTRTSTRFLLAVAAIGVAGGLLNIGNAYFFNVVAVAMPALAGLGTGVYTLPVVVAQAATRRAGAAVLASLIAGLTQAPFVPGGIGSVASYLIIGVLIEAVFAIARYRVWRPWLHYVATLVVVVFYSVFWGAYWNLPSLALPMQIAIPGVLLVTQLAFTWLGLVIAGRLARTGVLRGLRRDTAATPAAPNAPEAPEGTPDGQVAQ
- a CDS encoding siderophore-interacting protein gives rise to the protein MAKSHSEPLKPERTVPLHLEVLRRERISPSFVRVTVGGGQVDRFAFRGADQWFRLFLPPAGTELRLPDRDGWGGYARLLAMPRAIRPVMRNYTVRAFRPAGAPGATSGAELDIDFVLHENAAGDLEGIAATWAATCEPGDALGLLDEGVGFDASISARRFLIAGDETALPAVAGVCESLPSDASGVAFIEVPDAADVQEFAHPAGVEVRWLVRGHDDRPGSLAYRAATEVAIDRPGEWAGYAAGEQALAAGIRRLLVAKGVDKQAISFCGYWRLPKDAPAIDAPVDVAA